The following proteins are co-located in the Branchiostoma lanceolatum isolate klBraLanc5 chromosome 16, klBraLanc5.hap2, whole genome shotgun sequence genome:
- the LOC136422128 gene encoding E-selectin-like has product MTIKMGTLSNPYAAAQCSPLPAPANGGVSGSISYGDEPTFAYDTEYNLAAVQCNAQTAPTNGGVSGGNSFGDEVTFTCDTGYNLGGSSTTTCQADTTWSNSPPTCTAVQCSPRTAPTNGGVSGGSSFGDEVTFTCNSGYDLTGSATTTCQAGGTWSNSDPTCTAGQCSPRTAPTNGGVSGGSSFGDEVTFTCDSGYDLAGSATITCQAGGTWSNSDPTCTAVQCNAQTAPTNGGVSGGNSFEDEVTFTCDTGYNLGGSATTTCQADRTWSNSPPTCTDI; this is encoded by the exons ATGACCATCAAGATGGGCACATTGTCAAATCCGTATGCAGCCGCACAGTGCTCCCCACTTCCCGCTCCTGCTAACGGTGGTGTGAGTGGCTCTATCTCATATGGAGACGAGCCTACCTTCGCGTACGACACAGAATACAACCTGGCTG cTGTACAGTGTAATGCACAGACAGCTCCTACAAACGGTGGTGTGAGCGGTGGCAACTCCTTCGGAGACGAGGTCACATTCACGTGCGACACGGGGTACAACCTGGGCGGttcttctacaactacctgTCAGGCTGATACGACATGGAGCAACagtccacctacatgtacag CCGTACAATGCTCCCCACGTACCGCTCCTACAAACGGTGGTGTGAGCGGCGGGAGCTCCTTCGGAGACGAGGTCACATTCACATGCAACTCAGGATACGACCTGACTGGTTCTGCTACAACTACCTGCCAGGCTGGCGGGACCTGGAGTAACAGCGAtccaacatgtacag CCGGACAGTGCTCCCCACGTACCGCTCCTACAAACGGTGGTGTGAGCGGCGGCAGCTCCTTCGGAGACGAGGTCACCTTCACGTGCGACTCAGGATACGACCTGGCTGGTTCTGCTACAATTACCTGTCAGGCTGGCGGGACCTGGAGTAACAGTGATCCGACATGTACAG cTGTACAGTGTAATGCACAGACAGCTCCTACAAACGGTGGTGTGAGCGGTGGCAACTCCTTCGAAGACGAGGTCACATTCACGTGCGACACTGGATACAACCTGGGCGGGTCTGCTACAACTACCTGTCAGGCTGATAGGACATGGAGCAACagtccacctacatgtacag